In Arthrobacter sp. SLBN-112, a genomic segment contains:
- a CDS encoding hotdog domain-containing protein: MTETGHPNSVTLRFLAAPTDVGHSGSVDAGTVLEWVDKAAYAAAVGWAKSYCVTAYVGNIHFADPVNSGDMVEVEATIVYTGRSSMHIRTVVSSGDPKGGPATMRSQCMVIFVAVGADGKPIPVPQFEPATPAEVEQRDHALARIKVREQIVEAMNRQEYTDAGTAERVTLRFMAAPTDVNWGGKVHGGIVMKWIDEAAYLCASRYCGRDTVAVFSGGVRFYRPLLIGHVVEVEARLVYTGNKGMHIAVHVRSGDPKGRELNLTTYCLTVMVARDDEGNSVPVPPWVPVSDEDKRLHAHARELLEIRGTAPGNRLPNHLLAGAAPAATAANGA, translated from the coding sequence ATGACTGAGACCGGCCACCCCAACTCCGTGACCCTCCGCTTCCTCGCCGCCCCCACCGACGTGGGACACAGCGGCTCCGTGGACGCAGGCACGGTGCTCGAATGGGTGGACAAGGCCGCGTATGCGGCGGCGGTGGGCTGGGCCAAGTCCTACTGCGTCACCGCCTATGTGGGAAACATCCACTTCGCGGACCCGGTCAACAGCGGCGACATGGTGGAGGTTGAAGCCACCATTGTCTATACCGGCCGTTCCTCGATGCATATCCGCACGGTGGTCTCGTCCGGGGATCCGAAAGGCGGCCCGGCCACCATGCGCAGCCAGTGCATGGTGATCTTCGTGGCGGTGGGGGCGGACGGCAAGCCCATCCCGGTGCCCCAGTTCGAACCGGCCACCCCTGCCGAGGTTGAGCAGCGGGACCACGCACTGGCCCGGATCAAGGTGCGGGAACAGATCGTGGAAGCTATGAACCGCCAGGAATACACCGACGCCGGCACGGCGGAACGCGTCACGCTGCGGTTCATGGCCGCCCCCACCGACGTAAACTGGGGCGGCAAGGTCCACGGCGGCATCGTAATGAAGTGGATCGACGAGGCCGCCTACCTGTGTGCCTCACGCTACTGCGGCCGGGACACTGTGGCCGTGTTCTCCGGCGGCGTCCGCTTCTACCGGCCCCTGCTGATCGGCCATGTGGTGGAGGTGGAGGCCCGGCTGGTGTACACCGGCAACAAGGGCATGCACATTGCCGTCCACGTCCGCTCCGGCGACCCGAAGGGCCGGGAGCTTAACCTCACCACCTACTGCCTCACCGTGATGGTGGCGCGCGACGACGAGGGAAACTCAGTGCCCGTCCCGCCCTGGGTGCCGGTCAGCGACGAAGACAAGCGGCTGCACGCCCATGCCCGCGAACTCCTGGAGATCCGGGGAACGGCGCCCGGAAACCGGCTGCCCAACCACCTGCTGGCCGGCGCGGCACCTGCCGCCACCGCGGCGAACGGAGCCTAG
- a CDS encoding DoxX family protein, protein MNQSRLTTVALTVLRVIPGFLFAAHGWQKFNEWTIAGTQASFAKMGVPAADIMAPAVAVLELAGGAALILGILTRVVAALLVLDMLGALFLVHAPAGVFAANGGYELVLLLAAAAFTLALAGPGRLSVDRALFGRRTSRLAVLA, encoded by the coding sequence ATGAACCAGTCACGACTGACCACAGTTGCCCTCACCGTCCTGCGCGTCATCCCGGGTTTCCTCTTCGCGGCCCACGGCTGGCAGAAGTTCAATGAATGGACCATCGCGGGCACCCAGGCCTCCTTCGCCAAGATGGGCGTCCCTGCCGCGGACATCATGGCCCCGGCCGTCGCCGTCCTTGAACTGGCAGGCGGCGCAGCGCTGATCCTGGGGATCCTCACCCGCGTGGTGGCCGCCCTCCTGGTCTTGGACATGCTGGGCGCGCTCTTCCTCGTCCACGCTCCCGCAGGCGTCTTCGCGGCGAACGGAGGCTACGAGCTGGTCCTGCTCCTGGCCGCGGCAGCCTTCACGCTGGCGCTGGCGGGGCCAGGCCGGCTCTCCGTAGACCGGGCATTGTTCGGCCGCCGTACCTCCCGGCTGGCCGTGCTGGCCTAG
- a CDS encoding MATE family efflux transporter, whose translation MPTEPAPAATAALRSHSREILRLAVPAFGALVAEPLFLLADSAIVGHLGVAQLAGVGLASAVLQTVVGLMVFLAYSTTPAVARAIGQGQVGKALAAGRDGVWLALLLGVLLAVAGFVAAEPIIGLLGADGSVRNFAIDYFRWSMPGLVAMLLIFAGTGVLRGLQDTRTPLVVATVGFGVNIVLNLWLVYGLGMSVVGSAVGTSLAQWAMAAVYLVMVRRNAVRHGVSLLPSSRGIRGMTRVGSWLMLRTLSLRAAILATVVVVTAQGEVNLAAHQLAMTIFSFLAFALDALAIAAQALIGKELGASNAAKARLLTSTMIRWGSGFGVVTGLLLAAVAPWVGVLFTSDAQVQSVLAVALWVLAAGQPIAGYVFVLDGVLIGAGDARYLALAGLVNLAVYLPLLAAVALSGATGAIGLGWLWAAFALGYMAARAVTLGLRARSDRWMVLGSA comes from the coding sequence GTGCCCACAGAACCCGCCCCCGCCGCCACGGCTGCCCTCCGGAGCCATTCCCGCGAGATACTCCGCCTCGCCGTCCCCGCCTTTGGAGCCCTGGTTGCCGAGCCGCTCTTCCTGCTGGCGGACTCAGCCATCGTGGGGCACCTTGGGGTTGCCCAGCTCGCCGGGGTGGGCCTGGCCTCCGCGGTGCTGCAGACCGTCGTCGGACTCATGGTGTTCCTTGCCTACTCCACCACACCCGCGGTAGCCCGGGCCATTGGCCAGGGCCAGGTGGGGAAGGCCCTTGCCGCGGGGCGCGACGGCGTCTGGCTGGCATTGCTCCTCGGCGTGCTGCTGGCGGTGGCGGGGTTTGTCGCCGCGGAACCGATCATTGGCCTCCTCGGCGCCGACGGCAGCGTGCGCAACTTCGCCATCGACTACTTTCGGTGGTCCATGCCCGGACTGGTGGCAATGCTGCTGATCTTCGCCGGTACCGGCGTGTTGCGCGGGTTGCAGGACACCAGGACGCCGCTGGTGGTGGCCACCGTGGGGTTTGGGGTGAATATCGTCCTGAATTTGTGGCTCGTGTACGGGCTGGGCATGTCCGTGGTCGGTTCGGCGGTGGGCACCAGCCTCGCCCAATGGGCCATGGCCGCCGTCTACCTGGTCATGGTGCGCAGGAATGCGGTCCGTCATGGCGTCAGCCTGCTCCCCAGCTCGCGGGGCATCCGGGGCATGACGCGCGTCGGGTCCTGGCTCATGCTGCGCACCCTCAGCCTGCGGGCCGCGATCCTGGCCACCGTGGTGGTGGTGACGGCCCAGGGCGAGGTCAACCTTGCCGCCCATCAGTTGGCCATGACCATCTTTTCCTTCCTGGCGTTCGCGCTGGATGCCCTGGCCATCGCCGCGCAGGCGCTGATAGGCAAGGAACTTGGCGCCTCCAATGCGGCCAAGGCCCGGCTGCTGACCAGCACCATGATTCGGTGGGGGTCGGGGTTCGGAGTGGTGACGGGCCTGCTGCTCGCTGCGGTAGCTCCCTGGGTGGGGGTGCTGTTCACCTCGGACGCGCAGGTCCAGTCGGTGCTCGCCGTTGCGCTGTGGGTGTTGGCGGCCGGCCAACCCATCGCCGGGTACGTCTTCGTCCTGGACGGGGTGCTGATCGGTGCCGGCGACGCCCGGTATCTGGCGCTGGCCGGCCTGGTGAACCTTGCTGTCTACTTGCCGCTGCTGGCGGCGGTGGCACTGTCCGGTGCCACCGGCGCGATCGGGCTTGGCTGGCTCTGGGCGGCTTTCGCCCTGGGCTACATGGCGGCACGCGCCGTCACGCTCGGACTGCGTGCCCGGTCGGACCGCTGGATGGTGCTCGGTTCAGCCTAA
- a CDS encoding CGNR zinc finger domain-containing protein, translated as MVFAPDTEVALRTVVNLINTAANGREGLASVGDLNSFLAAEGFSGSRTRDAAELQSVRQLRGELAGVWTAGEDAAVDTVNRLLRDANALPQLMKHDGWDWHLHATAPEAPLADRMSTEAAMALADVIRGKEMDRMRTCESEDCDAAVLDLSRNRSKRYCDTGNCANRAHVAAYRARQAAAG; from the coding sequence ATGGTTTTCGCCCCTGACACTGAGGTGGCCCTGCGCACGGTGGTGAACCTCATCAACACGGCCGCGAACGGCAGGGAAGGTTTGGCCTCGGTCGGGGACCTGAACAGCTTCCTGGCGGCCGAAGGCTTCTCGGGGTCCAGGACACGGGACGCCGCGGAATTGCAGAGCGTCCGGCAGTTGCGCGGTGAGCTGGCGGGAGTGTGGACAGCCGGCGAGGACGCCGCCGTGGACACCGTCAACCGGCTGTTGCGGGACGCCAATGCGCTGCCGCAGCTGATGAAGCACGACGGCTGGGACTGGCACCTGCATGCCACCGCCCCCGAGGCCCCGCTGGCGGACCGGATGAGCACCGAAGCGGCCATGGCGCTGGCAGACGTGATCCGCGGCAAGGAAATGGACCGCATGCGGACGTGCGAGTCAGAGGACTGCGATGCTGCCGTCCTGGACTTGAGCCGGAACCGCTCCAAGCGGTACTGCGATACCGGCAACTGCGCCAACCGGGCGCACGTTGCTGCCTACCGTGCCAGGCAGGCCGCCGCAGGTTAG
- a CDS encoding EamA family transporter, translating to MPAAKNDTHPQAPSRRPGFLASGLGIALFSSAVFGLSGSFAKALLETGWSPGAAVTARLTGAALILALPAVSALKGRWHQLRDNWLTIVLFGLIGVAACQLFYFNAVARLSVGVALLLEYLAPVIIVLWLWAASRRRPRLLTFGGTLLSLAGLVLVLDLTGAVKVDLEGVLWGMAAAVCLAIYFFITAKENDTLPPLVLASGGLLVGAAVMWLAGAVGVLPMAFSSADTRLGPWTMPWWGPLAGLVVLATVLAYTSGIMAARALGSKVASFVSLTEVLFAVVWAWLLLGELPGAIQLLGGVLIVGGVILVRLDELRAPAAAAGGEAPGAPVPASPLEHANDVEPVP from the coding sequence GTGCCTGCCGCCAAGAACGATACACACCCCCAAGCGCCCAGCAGGCGGCCCGGCTTCCTTGCCTCCGGGCTTGGCATCGCGCTTTTTTCCTCCGCCGTCTTCGGCCTCTCCGGGTCCTTCGCCAAAGCCCTCCTTGAGACCGGCTGGTCCCCCGGGGCAGCCGTCACCGCCCGCCTGACTGGCGCCGCTCTGATCCTTGCCCTGCCGGCGGTGTCCGCGCTCAAGGGCCGCTGGCACCAGCTGCGGGACAACTGGCTCACTATCGTGCTGTTCGGGCTGATCGGAGTGGCGGCCTGCCAGCTGTTCTACTTCAACGCCGTGGCGCGGTTGTCCGTGGGGGTTGCGCTGCTGCTCGAGTACCTGGCCCCAGTGATCATCGTTCTGTGGCTCTGGGCCGCAAGCCGTCGGCGCCCCCGGCTGCTGACCTTCGGCGGGACGCTGTTGTCCCTGGCCGGGCTGGTGCTGGTCCTTGACCTCACGGGCGCGGTCAAGGTTGATCTCGAAGGGGTTCTGTGGGGCATGGCCGCCGCTGTCTGCCTGGCCATCTACTTCTTCATCACTGCCAAGGAAAATGACACCCTGCCGCCCCTCGTCCTGGCCTCGGGCGGACTCCTGGTGGGTGCGGCCGTGATGTGGCTGGCGGGTGCCGTGGGCGTGCTCCCCATGGCATTCAGCAGCGCGGACACCCGCCTGGGCCCCTGGACCATGCCGTGGTGGGGACCGCTGGCGGGGCTGGTGGTGCTGGCCACCGTCCTGGCCTACACCTCAGGCATCATGGCCGCCCGGGCCCTGGGGTCCAAGGTGGCATCCTTCGTGTCGCTGACCGAGGTTCTGTTCGCCGTCGTCTGGGCGTGGCTGCTGCTGGGTGAGCTCCCGGGCGCCATCCAGCTGCTGGGCGGCGTGCTCATCGTCGGCGGGGTCATCCTGGTCCGGCTCGACGAGCTCCGCGCCCCTGCCGCCGCAGCCGGCGGTGAAGCGCCCGGGGCACCGGTGCCGGCGTCGCCGCTGGAGCACGCGAACGACGTCGAGCCCGTGCCTTAG
- a CDS encoding WXG100 family type VII secretion target: protein MAIWGADVEQLRQLGSKLQAGASEIETQKSTLTKLLHGTDWKGPDADKFKGDWDGQHVTMLTKVAEALKEAGSQAKRNAEQQSQASHG, encoded by the coding sequence ATGGCTATTTGGGGTGCAGACGTTGAGCAGCTTCGCCAGCTCGGCAGCAAGCTTCAGGCAGGGGCGTCCGAGATCGAGACGCAGAAATCCACACTTACCAAGCTTCTGCACGGGACCGACTGGAAGGGCCCGGATGCGGACAAGTTCAAGGGCGACTGGGATGGCCAGCACGTCACCATGCTGACCAAGGTTGCCGAGGCCCTGAAAGAGGCCGGCAGCCAGGCCAAGCGCAACGCAGAACAGCAGAGCCAGGCCTCGCACGGCTAA
- a CDS encoding DUF2277 domain-containing protein, which translates to MCRNIRTLHNFEPHATSEEVHAAALQYVRKISGSTKPSKVNQEAFDDAVHEIAHITQHLLDALVTQAPPKDRDAEAAKARARASVRYGTA; encoded by the coding sequence ATGTGCCGGAATATTCGAACCCTTCACAACTTTGAACCGCATGCCACGTCGGAGGAAGTCCATGCTGCCGCCCTGCAGTATGTCCGCAAAATCAGTGGCAGCACCAAACCGTCCAAGGTAAATCAGGAAGCCTTTGACGATGCGGTGCACGAGATTGCGCACATCACCCAGCACCTGCTCGATGCTTTGGTGACGCAGGCGCCGCCCAAGGACCGGGACGCCGAAGCGGCCAAGGCCAGGGCGCGCGCGTCAGTGCGGTACGGCACCGCCTGA
- a CDS encoding heavy metal translocating P-type ATPase — translation MSHQELLHPPGTRVVELDIQGMTCASCVNRVEKKLGKLDGVAATVNLPLEQAYVTVPDGITDEQLTSTVEAAGYKAYVRQQRYPTVDAETQVSAEGAMPSSGNAGDLRQHASKRGTSEHAEQVAGGAAEGGTPVSGVARSLRPRLILAATLTVPVFLVSMVPAFQFPNWGWAAAVLSLPVVTWAAWPFHRAAAVNARHLASTMDTLVSLGVAAAYLFSAWQLLAEPGMTEHPGTEGMSGGLYFEVASVVTTFLLLGRYLEANAKHKAGDALRALLNLGAKDATVLRAGREQQIPADQLQVGDVLVVRPGEKIATDGVVIDGDSAVDTSLVTGESVPVEVAPDSLVTGATINTSGRLLVRATRVGAETTLAQMARLVSQAQTGKAPIARLADRISAVFVPVVLAVAVLTFVLWLLLAGPDADGGHLRQAFTAAVAVLVIACPCALGLATPVGLLTGSGRGAQLGLLIKGPQVLEDTRTVDTILLDKTGTVTTGALAVDAVLAFPGFNQHELLRLAGALEAASEHPVARAIAAAAASATDSPGTTDDDGGLPSVEGFSSAPGGGVSGTVQGRQLLAGRSGWLGQNGVPLDAGQQAQLAAAEDGGATAICVAVDGTAAGIISLRDTVKEGSAAAVARLKALGLRPILLTGDNAAVAARVAAAVGIAADDVYAGVLPEGKVEAVRRLQAGGATVAMAGDGVNDAAALAQADLGIAMGSGTDVAIEAADLTVMGSDLAQVAQAIELSRKTLATIKTNLFWAFFYNAVGIPVAALGLLNPMIAGAAMAASSVLVVANSLRLRSFGKPRP, via the coding sequence ATGAGCCACCAAGAACTGCTGCACCCGCCAGGCACCCGCGTGGTGGAACTGGACATCCAGGGGATGACCTGCGCCTCGTGCGTCAACCGGGTGGAAAAGAAACTCGGCAAGCTCGACGGCGTGGCAGCCACGGTCAACCTCCCCTTGGAGCAGGCCTACGTCACGGTCCCGGACGGCATCACCGACGAGCAGCTCACGTCAACGGTGGAAGCCGCCGGATACAAGGCATACGTCCGCCAGCAGCGGTACCCGACCGTCGACGCGGAAACTCAAGTCAGCGCCGAAGGTGCGATGCCCTCAAGCGGCAACGCCGGGGACTTGCGGCAGCATGCGTCTAAGCGAGGCACGAGCGAGCATGCAGAGCAAGTTGCCGGTGGCGCCGCGGAAGGCGGAACTCCCGTGTCCGGCGTCGCTCGCAGCCTTCGCCCACGCCTCATCCTCGCAGCCACCCTGACCGTCCCTGTGTTCCTGGTCAGCATGGTTCCCGCGTTCCAGTTCCCCAACTGGGGCTGGGCAGCGGCCGTACTGTCGCTTCCCGTGGTCACTTGGGCGGCATGGCCTTTCCACCGGGCGGCAGCCGTCAACGCCCGGCACCTGGCATCCACCATGGACACCCTGGTGTCGCTCGGCGTAGCCGCCGCCTACCTCTTCTCGGCCTGGCAACTGCTTGCCGAGCCCGGCATGACGGAGCACCCGGGCACGGAGGGCATGTCCGGCGGCCTGTACTTCGAGGTGGCTTCCGTGGTCACCACCTTCCTGCTCCTTGGCCGCTACCTGGAGGCCAACGCCAAGCACAAGGCCGGCGACGCACTCCGGGCCTTGCTGAACCTGGGCGCGAAGGACGCCACGGTCCTGCGCGCCGGACGTGAACAACAGATCCCCGCCGACCAACTGCAGGTGGGCGACGTCCTGGTGGTCCGGCCAGGTGAGAAGATCGCCACCGACGGCGTGGTGATCGACGGCGACTCCGCCGTGGACACCTCGCTGGTCACGGGCGAGTCAGTCCCGGTCGAGGTGGCCCCCGACAGCCTCGTCACGGGTGCCACCATCAACACCTCCGGCCGCCTCCTGGTCAGGGCAACCCGGGTGGGAGCCGAGACCACCCTGGCCCAAATGGCCCGCCTGGTATCCCAGGCCCAAACCGGCAAAGCCCCGATCGCACGCCTCGCGGACCGGATCAGTGCCGTCTTCGTTCCGGTGGTCCTGGCCGTTGCCGTCCTCACGTTCGTGCTGTGGCTCCTGCTCGCCGGTCCGGACGCTGACGGCGGCCACCTTCGGCAGGCATTCACCGCCGCCGTCGCCGTGCTGGTAATTGCCTGCCCGTGCGCCCTGGGCTTGGCCACCCCGGTTGGCCTGCTGACGGGCAGCGGCCGCGGAGCGCAGCTGGGCCTGCTGATCAAGGGCCCGCAGGTCCTGGAGGACACCCGCACCGTGGACACCATCCTGCTGGACAAGACCGGCACCGTCACCACCGGCGCCCTGGCCGTGGACGCCGTGCTGGCATTCCCCGGCTTCAACCAGCACGAACTCCTCCGGCTGGCCGGCGCCCTCGAGGCCGCCTCCGAGCATCCGGTGGCCCGCGCCATCGCCGCGGCGGCGGCTTCCGCCACAGATTCTCCGGGCACAACGGACGACGACGGCGGCCTGCCATCCGTGGAGGGGTTCAGTTCCGCCCCGGGCGGCGGGGTGTCCGGAACCGTGCAGGGAAGGCAGCTGCTGGCAGGGCGGAGTGGCTGGCTGGGGCAGAACGGAGTCCCCCTGGACGCCGGGCAACAGGCACAACTGGCGGCTGCCGAGGACGGCGGCGCCACGGCCATCTGCGTCGCGGTGGATGGCACGGCGGCCGGAATCATCAGCCTGCGGGACACCGTCAAGGAAGGTTCCGCGGCCGCCGTCGCCCGGTTGAAGGCGTTGGGCCTGCGGCCCATCCTGCTGACCGGGGATAACGCCGCCGTCGCCGCCCGGGTTGCCGCCGCCGTCGGCATCGCCGCGGATGATGTCTACGCCGGCGTCCTGCCCGAGGGCAAAGTCGAAGCGGTGCGCAGGCTCCAGGCCGGCGGTGCCACGGTGGCCATGGCCGGTGACGGCGTGAATGATGCCGCGGCCCTGGCCCAGGCGGATCTGGGGATTGCCATGGGGTCCGGAACCGACGTCGCCATCGAAGCCGCGGATCTGACCGTCATGGGCAGCGACCTGGCCCAGGTGGCCCAGGCCATTGAGCTGTCCCGGAAGACCCTGGCCACCATCAAGACCAACCTGTTCTGGGCGTTCTTTTACAATGCGGTGGGCATCCCGGTGGCCGCCCTCGGCCTTCTCAACCCGATGATTGCCGGCGCTGCGATGGCCGCCAGCTCCGTCCTGGTGGTTGCCAACTCGCTGCGGTTGCGCAGCTTCGGCAAACCCCGGCCTTGA
- a CDS encoding cation transporter, producing the protein MSTTSPATTTISVSGMTCGHCVSAVSEEIEALDGVEAVNVDLNAGGISTVTITSSGKLSPQDIGEAVAEAGYLMVANDA; encoded by the coding sequence ATGAGCACCACCTCCCCCGCCACCACCACCATCAGTGTCTCGGGCATGACCTGCGGCCACTGCGTGTCTGCCGTCAGTGAAGAAATCGAAGCCCTGGACGGCGTCGAAGCAGTGAACGTGGACCTCAACGCCGGCGGCATCTCCACCGTGACCATCACCTCCAGCGGCAAACTCTCGCCCCAGGACATCGGTGAGGCCGTGGCCGAGGCCGGCTACCTGATGGTCGCCAACGACGCCTGA
- a CDS encoding metal-sensitive transcriptional regulator, producing the protein MNPTEEAAVAVEHAVPGSDATPQHGYTGNKDAYLRRLKRIEGQVRGIARMVDEDKYCIDILTQVSAVTKALHAVSLGLVEEHIGHCVVGAASEPDPAARAEAIDAKVKEAADAIGRLLR; encoded by the coding sequence ATGAACCCTACCGAAGAAGCCGCCGTGGCGGTGGAACATGCCGTCCCGGGCAGCGATGCCACGCCCCAGCACGGGTACACGGGCAACAAGGACGCCTACCTGCGGCGGCTGAAGCGCATCGAGGGCCAGGTGCGGGGCATCGCCCGCATGGTGGATGAGGACAAGTACTGCATCGACATCCTGACCCAGGTTTCCGCCGTCACCAAGGCACTGCATGCTGTCAGCCTGGGCCTGGTCGAGGAACACATCGGCCACTGCGTCGTGGGCGCAGCCTCGGAACCGGACCCCGCCGCGCGAGCCGAGGCGATCGATGCCAAGGTGAAGGAAGCCGCCGATGCCATCGGCCGGCTGCTTCGCTGA
- a CDS encoding universal stress protein — MTWEYAKGAPLLVGIVPKQHPEVLQTAANLAARLAAPLVCAYVDEASYLVEWDPARSAHRLSLHPDDDSDIRGLTAELKAQVQAAVDNAASGGRPPEWSLRTLAGDPARALGQLAAELDAPMIIVGTSERGFSHRLSEALSGSAGAWLSHHQSRPVLVVPYRMAAHEDAP, encoded by the coding sequence ATGACGTGGGAATACGCTAAAGGTGCTCCACTGCTGGTGGGGATCGTGCCCAAACAACACCCCGAGGTCCTCCAAACCGCAGCCAACCTTGCCGCCAGGCTGGCCGCGCCCCTGGTGTGCGCCTACGTGGATGAGGCCAGCTACCTGGTGGAGTGGGACCCTGCCCGCTCCGCGCACCGCCTTTCCCTGCACCCGGATGACGACAGCGACATCCGGGGCCTTACGGCGGAGTTGAAGGCCCAGGTCCAGGCCGCCGTTGACAATGCGGCGTCCGGTGGAAGGCCGCCGGAGTGGTCACTCCGCACGCTCGCCGGGGACCCGGCCCGCGCCTTGGGGCAGCTCGCCGCCGAACTGGACGCCCCGATGATCATTGTGGGCACCTCCGAGCGCGGCTTTTCGCACCGCCTTTCGGAGGCCCTCAGCGGATCCGCGGGGGCGTGGCTCAGCCATCACCAGAGCCGCCCCGTACTGGTGGTCCCCTACCGGATGGCCGCCCACGAGGACGCGCCATGA
- a CDS encoding class F sortase has product MPQERSRHAARKRRPWRRLNRGDLAILSCGVVAFLSLTFGSPMFQQGQLTAHVSAPATAPMAPGAVPAGSAAAPIAVTGTPDAAPAPVKAIPAAAAPAGPQLPAAAQPVHIRYPSAAVDVTIHPLDLDGAAQSSRTIEPPATKDGYWLTPFGIPGKGSGNTTYIIGHSWEGADAPFNHLSSAAAVGDRFEVETAAGTITYQVDSITTYVKSTLKDSPIWDMVPNRLVLISCYTEDPWGKNVVVTAYPAS; this is encoded by the coding sequence ATGCCACAGGAGCGCAGCCGGCACGCCGCCCGTAAGAGGCGGCCGTGGCGGCGCTTGAACCGGGGCGACCTGGCCATCCTCTCCTGCGGCGTGGTGGCCTTCCTGTCGCTTACTTTTGGCAGTCCCATGTTCCAGCAGGGACAACTGACGGCCCACGTCAGCGCCCCGGCCACAGCCCCCATGGCCCCAGGCGCTGTGCCGGCCGGCAGTGCGGCCGCCCCGATCGCCGTGACAGGCACGCCGGACGCCGCGCCCGCGCCCGTCAAGGCAATCCCGGCAGCGGCCGCCCCGGCAGGACCCCAACTCCCGGCTGCCGCGCAGCCCGTCCACATCCGCTACCCATCCGCCGCCGTCGATGTGACCATCCATCCTCTGGACCTCGATGGCGCCGCCCAATCCAGCAGGACCATCGAGCCCCCCGCCACCAAGGACGGCTACTGGCTGACGCCGTTCGGCATCCCCGGCAAGGGCTCCGGCAACACCACCTACATCATCGGCCACAGCTGGGAGGGGGCGGACGCTCCCTTCAACCACCTCAGTTCAGCGGCGGCCGTCGGCGACCGCTTTGAGGTGGAGACCGCTGCCGGCACCATCACCTACCAGGTGGACAGCATCACCACCTACGTGAAGTCCACGCTCAAGGACAGCCCAATCTGGGACATGGTGCCCAACCGTCTGGTCCTGATCAGCTGCTACACCGAGGACCCGTGGGGCAAGAATGTTGTGGTCACGGCCTACCCGGCGTCCTGA